The sequence ATTATTCTATCAATAGAATATAAGTTGTGTTGTTCAATATTTTTAAAACTAATTTGGCCATCTTTATTTTTATGTAAAATAACTTGAATTCCTCAATCCTTAAAATATAAAATACTTAAATATAAACCACTTGGAAAATCGATTAAATTTGACTGCATTGAAAAATTCTTTTTTTCTAAACGTCCTAACAATAAATAATTAAATGGCGAAACGGAATTGATGAATTGAAATCTACCACCATATAATGCTTCACGCAAGATTTTAGTACTTATCTTAACATTTGCAATTTTATAAATCTCAGCGATACTAACATCTATTGTAGGTAAAATTTTAACAATATCCTCCGATGTTCATTGTGCATTTTGACCAAAACGAAAATCAGCACCAACGCTTACACTAACATTATGTCCTTGTGTAATTTTATTTAAAAATTCAGGTCCACTCAAGTGTTTAATATTAGAAAAATTTAATTCAACGATTGCATCAATTTTTAAATTTGATAATGTTAAATACCTAGCATCATCATGCATATAAACATCATGTTTATATTTATAATTATGATCATCGCTAAATGTTACAATAATTTTGCGACCTTGTTTATTTTCAATATTTTTATAAAGTTGATAATGTCCAATATGAAAACTTTGAAATGAACCAATAATAAAAATGTCATTTTCTTGGGTTTTAAAATTATTTAAATCATAAATAATTAAATCAGACATTAAATTAAGTTTAATTCTTTCAACTTTAAGTATGCACCATCAAATTCACAATCTAAAGCAACATCTTTTGCAACTTGTTTAATTTTTTCATTCGCACATTCCATAGCAACACCATAGTAAGCATCGCGAATCATTTCAAAATCATTAGAGCTATCACCAAAAGCAATTAAATTATTTAAAGAAAAATTTAATTTAGAACACAAAACATTCAATGCACTACTTTTAGTAACATCAATGGGTGCAATATAAAAACCCCTTGTTCACCTTGAGGAAACCTCCATTTCTAATTGATGTTGGTTAATATACTTTTGCATTTCTTCTGACAATTTTTTTGGATCATTTGAATTAATAGTCACTAAATATAGGTCGGTTTTACTTAAAAGCGCTTCATCATAACTTTTATAATTTGCTTCAAACGGCTTAATAAATCAAGAATTTGTGC comes from Mycoplasmopsis mustelae and encodes:
- a CDS encoding FAD synthase, with the translated sequence MSDLIIYDLNNFKTQENDIFIIGSFQSFHIGHYQLYKNIENKQGRKIIVTFSDDHNYKYKHDVYMHDDARYLTLSNLKIDAIVELNFSNIKHLSGPEFLNKITQGHNVSVSVGADFRFGQNAQWTSEDIVKILPTIDVSIAEIYKIANVKISTKILREALYGGRFQFINSVSPFNYLLLGRLEKKNFSMQSNLIDFPSGLYLSILYFKDWGIQVILHKNKDGQISFKNIEQHNLYSIDRIIGDVIVEILQELRFINSDDDVSITKDDLKKAKKEFIKLAESDIINKQI
- a CDS encoding YcsE-related riboflavin metabolism phosphatase, which gives rise to MKLKEIIKIAAFDIDGTILPNGTTLFSSSTKEIFKRLKQNHITTVLATARDFATIGDFLEQLQYVDYFIGANGAFIWDVKNKQFIYKNTLKKEQVVQLYDNFANNISGFLITDFDKVYISPQTSTNSWFIKPFEANYKSYDEALLSKTDLYLVTINSNDPKKLSEEMQKYINQHQLEMEVSSRWTRGFYIAPIDVTKSSALNVLCSKLNFSLNNLIAFGDSSNDFEMIRDAYYGVAMECANEKIKQVAKDVALDCEFDGAYLKLKELNLI